The following proteins are co-located in the Imtechella halotolerans genome:
- a CDS encoding CopD family protein, producing the protein MDLYNYLKALHLIFVITWFAGLFYIVRLFVYHAEAVDKPEPEQGILINQYKLMSRRLWNIITWPSAILASVFAFWMLFFTPMGKAWLAMPWMHIKLGFVFLLYVYHLKCHQIFKQLQRDQIKYSASFFRLWNEGATLLLFAIVFIVILKSTLSWIFGVLGLFGLAILLMIGIKAYKRYREKHPNA; encoded by the coding sequence ATGGATTTGTATAATTACCTTAAAGCATTGCACCTTATTTTTGTTATTACTTGGTTTGCTGGGCTTTTTTATATTGTACGGTTATTTGTTTATCATGCTGAAGCAGTTGACAAGCCAGAGCCAGAACAAGGTATACTTATCAATCAATATAAATTGATGTCAAGGAGATTATGGAATATTATTACTTGGCCTTCAGCAATTTTGGCCAGTGTTTTTGCTTTTTGGATGCTTTTTTTTACTCCAATGGGAAAAGCTTGGTTAGCAATGCCATGGATGCACATTAAACTAGGTTTTGTGTTTTTATTGTATGTATATCACCTTAAGTGTCATCAGATATTTAAACAATTGCAACGCGACCAAATAAAATACAGTGCTTCTTTTTTTAGACTATGGAATGAAGGTGCCACCTTGCTACTTTTTGCTATTGTGTTTATTGTAATTTTAAAAAGCACACTATCTTGGATTTTTGGTGTTCTTGGGCTTTTTGGCTTGGCTATCCTGCTTATGATTGGAATTAAAGCATATAAACGATACAGAGAAAAACATCCCAATGCGTAG
- a CDS encoding SdiA-regulated domain-containing protein produces MRSGKEYIIGGFISLLVGTFGCTSQEELRKVFSFPSQMKEVSGVTYDAKRSMLWAIEDSGNRNEVYGIDTLGTVVKTIAVNGVENNDWEALTMGADGSLYVGDFGNNGNTRKNLAIYALNPESLYENNAEVAYKVSFYYPEQRTFPPEKTEKFYDAEAFFLVGDHFYLITKNRSKGFGGTARVYKIPNREGNHAALLLGELETCERFSYCAITDAAISPDGTRIVLLSQKFVWIFDHFSEHNFLHLANRKIELPGMTQRESITFKDANTVWIADERDKHTGGKVYEFLLTP; encoded by the coding sequence ATGCGTAGTGGAAAAGAATACATAATTGGAGGATTTATTTCTTTATTGGTAGGTACATTTGGATGTACCTCTCAGGAAGAATTAAGAAAGGTCTTTTCTTTTCCTTCTCAAATGAAAGAAGTGTCTGGAGTAACCTATGATGCTAAACGCTCCATGTTATGGGCGATCGAAGATAGTGGTAATAGAAATGAAGTTTATGGCATTGACACCCTAGGGACAGTGGTCAAAACAATTGCGGTAAATGGGGTTGAAAATAACGATTGGGAGGCCCTGACAATGGGAGCTGATGGAAGTTTGTATGTTGGAGATTTTGGAAATAATGGAAATACCCGGAAAAATCTTGCAATTTATGCGCTAAATCCAGAATCATTGTATGAGAATAATGCAGAAGTTGCTTATAAAGTTTCTTTTTATTATCCAGAACAACGAACTTTTCCACCCGAGAAAACCGAAAAATTCTATGATGCAGAAGCATTTTTTTTAGTAGGAGACCATTTTTACCTTATCACTAAAAATAGAAGTAAAGGTTTTGGAGGAACAGCAAGAGTTTATAAAATTCCTAATCGGGAAGGTAACCATGCAGCTTTACTTCTTGGAGAGCTAGAAACGTGTGAACGATTTTCGTACTGTGCAATTACCGATGCTGCTATTAGTCCTGATGGAACACGTATAGTCTTATTGAGTCAAAAATTTGTGTGGATCTTTGATCATTTTTCAGAACACAATTTTCTGCATTTAGCAAATCGGAAAATTGAATTACCTGGTATGACGCAGAGAGAAAGTATAACATTTAAAGATGCCAATACGGTTTGGATTGCTGATGAAAGGGATAAACATACTGGAGGAAAAGTGTATGAGTTTTTATTAACTCCTTAA
- a CDS encoding metallophosphoesterase, with the protein MKLFWVYLLSFRNKTALVSTILLWASIGCATLEPQYGIKTTKELTPPKANGSHTIFLIGDAGNADKSIGTQTLNHLSNRLKLASSNSTLLFLGDNIYQKGLPPEDDPSYASAQNKLKMQLKITNDFKGKTVFIPGNHDWYNGLKGLERQQLMVTDYLGDKKSFLPRKGCGLDILDINDNLTLITIDSEWFIQNWDKHPGINDQCDIKTRDAFFEELRSLINKNQNKTILIAIHHPLLTNGPHGGYYAASKHLFPIKKIPLPILGSVINLLRKTTGASPADVQHPQYKLLINRIETMLQGRDNIILVSGHEHSLQYIEDRGLKQIVSGSASKIEAAKAVQPISFTAGIPGYATLELFDNGEVWLQFYDTSNTTETLLYQKKIMESSKAKFTDSLSTTASHVQASVYDKKDTRKSTLYKWLWGTHYRHLYGTSISAKTLKLDTIFGGLTPIISGGGNQSMSLRLENPEGKEYVIRALKKNATRFLQTALFEDQYVEDVFKNTSTEAFIYDFYTTSHPYAPFILDTLSASLGLYHTRPQLYYIPKQPALRQYNNQYGDALYMLEERPSKEHIDADNFGNPQDIISTDDMMDNLRKDEKYKVDTKAYLRARLFDMLIGDWDRHSDQWRWSEFEIGDTIVYRPIPRDRDQVFAKVDGALLSLLVKLPPLRHIKNYQEKFAPPRWINKTAFPLDLLILNKTTEKEWVTQATEITEVLTDDLFEFAFTKLPIEIQDSTVQDIKRIFAIRRQKLPSYAARYYKQLLKTVLISGTDKDDRFIIQRNFDGSTTVKTFRIKKSGDQLMFSQTYTNDNSKEIWIYGLDDDDIYEVSGPYNNHAKLRLLGGLNNDTYTIEDGKKVLIYDYVSKKNTLENASNARKLLSDNYEINEYFYKKVPISILSTLPSLGYNPDDGLKLGFVTTLTKQNFIQNPFSEQHKFKANYYFATKGFEIFYNAQFPFARNQWNLVLNAHATSSNFAINYFGPGNETINTDKDNGMDFNRVRMQIYSFSPALMRIGKYGSALNAGLSIESIEVEETENRFINQPGIVEPRLFSHQQFLGIDLGYTFQNYDEPAQPSTGMSFNIQGGWKFNLNNTKRQVPYVESSIAFTLPLTLTKKFVLATRLKGKKLFSNDYDFFQGASLGGTDLRGYRNERFLGKQSFVHSSDLRLRFPNFKKSFIPMNLGVFGGFDYGRVWLQGEDSNSWHSATGGGLWLNAINMISLQTSYFKGKETGRFTFGIGFTF; encoded by the coding sequence ATGAAATTGTTTTGGGTTTATCTCCTCAGTTTCCGAAATAAAACAGCTCTTGTAAGCACGATACTGCTTTGGGCTTCCATTGGCTGTGCTACACTTGAACCACAATACGGTATCAAAACAACCAAGGAATTAACTCCTCCTAAAGCCAATGGCAGTCACACTATTTTCCTAATAGGAGATGCCGGCAATGCTGATAAATCCATCGGAACACAAACCCTAAATCATCTTTCAAATCGTTTGAAACTTGCATCTTCAAATAGTACACTTTTGTTTCTTGGTGATAACATTTATCAAAAAGGTTTACCACCTGAGGATGACCCTTCTTATGCATCAGCTCAAAACAAGCTTAAAATGCAACTTAAAATTACCAATGACTTTAAAGGAAAAACAGTTTTCATTCCAGGAAATCACGATTGGTACAACGGTTTAAAAGGTTTGGAGCGTCAACAGCTTATGGTTACAGACTATTTAGGCGATAAGAAATCGTTCCTCCCAAGAAAAGGATGTGGGCTGGACATACTTGATATAAACGACAACTTAACCCTTATTACCATTGATAGTGAATGGTTTATTCAAAACTGGGATAAACACCCAGGGATAAATGATCAATGCGACATAAAGACTCGAGACGCTTTCTTTGAAGAGCTACGTAGTCTAATCAATAAAAACCAAAATAAAACTATCCTTATCGCAATTCATCATCCTTTACTAACAAATGGACCTCATGGAGGCTATTATGCGGCATCCAAACATTTGTTCCCAATTAAAAAAATCCCGCTTCCTATCCTAGGCTCTGTAATTAATCTCCTTAGAAAAACAACAGGCGCTAGCCCTGCTGATGTGCAACACCCCCAATATAAACTCTTGATCAACCGAATTGAAACCATGTTACAGGGTAGAGACAATATAATATTAGTATCCGGACATGAGCATTCTTTACAATACATTGAAGACCGAGGATTAAAACAAATTGTCAGTGGTTCAGCATCGAAAATAGAGGCCGCAAAAGCAGTTCAACCAATAAGTTTTACAGCTGGCATTCCGGGATATGCAACTCTAGAATTATTCGATAATGGAGAGGTCTGGTTACAATTTTATGACACTTCAAACACAACAGAAACGCTTCTTTATCAAAAGAAGATTATGGAATCTTCCAAGGCTAAGTTTACGGATTCATTATCTACAACTGCCTCCCATGTGCAGGCTTCCGTTTATGACAAAAAAGACACTAGGAAAAGTACTCTTTACAAATGGCTTTGGGGCACCCATTATCGACACCTTTATGGCACCTCTATTTCTGCAAAAACACTAAAACTTGATACTATTTTTGGGGGATTGACACCAATTATCTCAGGTGGAGGAAACCAATCAATGTCGCTCAGATTAGAAAATCCTGAAGGTAAAGAATATGTCATTAGAGCTTTAAAGAAAAATGCTACTCGTTTTTTACAAACTGCTCTTTTCGAAGATCAATATGTGGAAGATGTCTTTAAAAACACCAGCACCGAAGCATTTATTTATGATTTTTACACGACATCTCATCCCTATGCCCCCTTCATACTGGACACCCTTAGTGCTTCATTAGGCCTTTACCACACCCGTCCACAATTATATTATATACCAAAACAACCAGCACTTAGACAATACAACAATCAATATGGTGACGCCCTATATATGCTAGAAGAACGTCCCTCAAAAGAACATATTGATGCAGATAATTTTGGCAATCCTCAAGATATCATCAGCACAGATGATATGATGGACAACCTTCGTAAAGATGAAAAATACAAGGTTGATACCAAAGCGTACTTAAGAGCTCGATTATTTGATATGCTTATTGGTGATTGGGATCGTCATTCTGACCAATGGAGATGGTCAGAATTTGAAATAGGTGATACAATTGTCTATCGTCCAATACCTAGGGACCGAGATCAAGTATTTGCAAAAGTAGACGGAGCCTTGCTATCTTTATTAGTTAAACTTCCACCATTAAGACATATAAAAAATTATCAAGAAAAGTTTGCTCCTCCGCGATGGATTAATAAAACTGCTTTCCCTCTTGATTTGCTTATACTAAATAAGACCACAGAAAAAGAATGGGTAACACAAGCAACCGAGATTACTGAAGTCCTTACAGATGATTTATTTGAATTTGCTTTTACCAAACTTCCAATTGAAATTCAAGATTCAACTGTTCAAGATATTAAGAGGATTTTTGCCATACGTAGACAAAAATTACCTTCCTATGCTGCTCGATATTATAAACAACTACTCAAAACAGTTCTAATTTCAGGAACTGATAAAGATGACCGATTTATAATCCAAAGAAACTTTGATGGAAGTACTACAGTAAAGACTTTTCGCATTAAAAAAAGTGGGGATCAACTAATGTTCTCTCAAACCTACACCAATGACAATTCGAAAGAAATATGGATTTATGGATTGGATGATGATGATATATATGAAGTATCAGGCCCATATAATAACCATGCTAAATTAAGACTGTTGGGTGGTTTGAATAATGACACCTATACGATTGAAGATGGTAAAAAAGTGTTGATTTATGACTATGTAAGTAAGAAAAACACTTTAGAGAACGCTTCTAATGCCAGAAAGCTATTGAGTGATAATTATGAAATTAATGAATATTTTTACAAAAAGGTACCCATCTCAATATTATCTACATTGCCTTCATTAGGGTATAACCCAGATGATGGTCTCAAATTAGGATTTGTGACTACACTTACCAAACAAAATTTTATTCAAAATCCCTTTTCTGAACAGCATAAATTTAAAGCCAATTATTATTTTGCGACCAAAGGATTTGAAATTTTTTACAACGCTCAATTTCCATTTGCGCGAAACCAATGGAATTTAGTCTTGAATGCTCATGCTACTAGCTCAAATTTTGCAATTAATTACTTTGGCCCTGGAAATGAGACTATAAACACCGATAAAGACAACGGCATGGACTTCAACAGAGTTCGCATGCAAATATATTCGTTTTCCCCTGCTTTAATGCGTATAGGAAAATATGGAAGCGCTCTTAATGCTGGACTTTCCATAGAAAGCATAGAAGTTGAAGAAACCGAAAATAGGTTTATCAATCAACCAGGTATTGTTGAGCCTAGGCTTTTTAGCCACCAGCAATTCTTAGGAATTGACCTTGGATATACTTTCCAAAACTATGACGAACCAGCACAACCTTCAACTGGTATGAGTTTTAATATACAGGGAGGGTGGAAATTTAACCTCAACAATACAAAACGACAAGTTCCATATGTAGAGAGCAGCATAGCCTTTACCTTACCTCTAACCCTTACTAAAAAGTTCGTTTTGGCAACCAGGCTGAAAGGCAAAAAGTTATTCTCAAATGACTATGATTTTTTCCAAGGTGCTTCACTAGGAGGTACTGACTTAAGAGGATATCGAAATGAACGTTTTTTAGGAAAACAATCTTTCGTTCATAGTTCTGATCTACGTTTACGCTTTCCCAATTTCAAAAAGAGCTTTATCCCAATGAATTTAGGCGTTTTTGGCGGATTTGATTACGGCAGGGTCTGGTTGCAAGGTGAAGATTCAAATAGTTGGCATTCAGCCACCGGAGGGGGGCTATGGCTAAATGCTATAAATATGATATCCTTACAAACCTCTTATTTTAAAGGAAAAGAAACAGGTCGATTTACGTTTGGTATCGGATTTACATTTTAA
- a CDS encoding Pycsar system effector family protein yields MSVLPKAEAFVFQLFKDKLSTSYTYHNFTHTLQVIQGVKELIENENLSIEESLLVELAAWFHDTGYIEGCKNHEERSAEIAKDFMATEGFSIEQQLKVASIILATEAQSEPKTVLEKILRDADYKHFTSEHYLSICESLRAELQYTVGKTYTDLEWAYENQRILLYGHRFFTEYAKKNWQPLKELTIAQVQKRITKLTEGDITKTDLKKKKLEKMERPERGIETMFRVTLNNHTRLSEIADSKANILLSVNAIIISIALSTLIPKLDAPSNAHLIMPTLVMLLFSVASIIFAIMSTRPKVTRGVFTPEDVAQKKVNLLFFGNFYKMPIESYLKAVNEVMKDRDYLYDSMIKDLYYLGLVLNRKYKLLRITYTVFMIGIIVSVATFVWAFRSAGF; encoded by the coding sequence ATGAGTGTACTGCCCAAAGCCGAAGCGTTTGTTTTTCAGTTATTCAAAGATAAACTTTCTACATCATATACCTATCATAACTTTACACACACTTTGCAAGTGATCCAAGGTGTTAAGGAATTGATTGAAAATGAAAATCTTTCAATTGAGGAATCGTTGTTAGTTGAGTTGGCAGCTTGGTTTCATGATACAGGCTATATTGAAGGATGTAAGAACCATGAAGAAAGAAGTGCTGAAATTGCTAAAGATTTTATGGCAACTGAGGGGTTTTCAATAGAACAGCAATTGAAAGTGGCTTCTATAATTTTGGCTACGGAAGCACAAAGTGAGCCGAAAACAGTACTTGAAAAAATTCTGCGAGATGCTGATTACAAACATTTCACTAGTGAACATTATTTATCTATATGTGAGTCTCTCAGAGCTGAGTTACAATATACAGTAGGTAAGACCTATACAGATCTTGAATGGGCGTATGAAAACCAACGAATTTTGCTTTATGGACATCGGTTCTTCACTGAATATGCCAAAAAGAATTGGCAACCCTTAAAGGAGCTTACAATTGCTCAGGTTCAAAAAAGAATTACAAAACTCACTGAAGGAGATATCACCAAAACTGATCTAAAAAAGAAAAAACTTGAAAAAATGGAACGCCCTGAACGTGGTATTGAAACGATGTTTAGGGTGACACTAAATAATCATACCCGATTAAGTGAGATTGCAGATAGCAAAGCCAATATTTTACTGTCTGTAAATGCAATAATCATTTCAATTGCCTTATCTACTCTTATACCTAAGTTAGATGCGCCAAGTAATGCACATTTAATAATGCCTACCTTGGTTATGCTTTTATTTAGCGTTGCTTCGATAATTTTTGCTATAATGTCTACAAGACCAAAGGTAACCAGAGGAGTATTTACTCCTGAAGATGTCGCACAGAAAAAAGTTAATCTTTTGTTTTTTGGTAATTTTTATAAAATGCCAATAGAGTCGTACTTAAAAGCGGTAAATGAGGTGATGAAAGATAGGGATTACCTCTATGATTCCATGATAAAGGATTTGTATTATCTTGGTTTGGTTCTTAATAGAAAGTATAAATTATTACGAATTACCTATACGGTTTTTATGATTGGCATTATTGTATCAGTGGCAACCTTTGTATGGGCATTTAGAAGTGCTGGATTTTAG